Below is a window of Humulus lupulus chromosome 2, drHumLupu1.1, whole genome shotgun sequence DNA.
TTTATACTATGAAGCGTTTTGAATCTCTGAATCCTGTCAAGTGTTGGTAATCTTTCAAGGAGAGCAAGCCAAATGATAAATCTATGTTTAGGAATAGAAAATCTATCCCAAATCATAGTAAACTTCCATCTGCCAGCAATCAAATGCAATTTAGAAACCAGCCCTGCTATAGTAAAATTGAAACTCTGAAATTCATTGAATGAGTACACAGCTTTAAGTTTATTTTTCACTTGCACTATCCTCTTCCAATACCAGCTAGCATCAATAGGAGCTTCATGATCCCACCAATCACCTTGCTTGATATAGATAGAGTTTACCCACTTCACCCATAAATTGTCCTTCTTAGAAGAGATGTCCCAAACATGTTTACCCATGGCACAAAAATTCCATAACTCAATGTCTTTAAAACCCAAACCACCCTCTGATTTAGAACGACAAACATCAGACCAAGAAACATAGCTCGGACCACTTATCCAGTCAACTCCTTTCCAAAGAAACGCTCTACACACTTGGATAATACTGTGCAAAACTGATTTCAGTAAGATTACCAATTGAGACCAGTAGGAATTTATAGTAAGGAAAACTGAGTTAATTAAGAAAATTCTACCCTCATAAGAAAGATTTCTACTACTCCAAACCCGAATCCTACTAACCATCTTCTCCACCAAACAAACACAATCAGATTTAGATATTCTTTTGGCACAAATTGTCATACCAAGATACTTAAAAGGCAAACCACACTTCGGAAAACCAGATAAATCCACAAGCCTATCAATAGAGTTAGTATCCATACCTGCCCCATAAACCGTAGATTTACTGATATTCGCTTTGAGCCCAAACGTATTAGAAAACAGCTTAAAACCCCTCAGCAACAAGGTAGCTGCTTTGTAATCTCCTTTACAGAACAAAAGGAGGTCATCCTCAAAACAGAGATGAGTGAGCTGTAAACTCTTGCATCTAGGGTGAAACTTAAAGTCAGCCTCCTTAGCCACCTTGGACATGATTCTAGACAAGTACTCCATGCCAATCACAAAAAGGAGAGGTGATATAGGGTCACCTTGACGTAAACCTCTGTGAGCTTAAATATATCCATGAAGAGCACCATTAATGAAAAATGAAAATCGAGGAGTGGCAACACAATCCATAATAAGATTAACAAATTTATGAGGAAACTTTAAAACTTCAAGCATTTCTCTAAGAAAATCCCAGTCTAGAGTATCATATGCTTTTTGGAGATCGATCTTGAACAAACAAGCGGATTTAGCACTTCTTCTGTCATAGCCCCGAACCATGTCTTGACAAAGCATAATATTATGAGCAATGCGCCTTCCTTTAACAAAACCACTTTGATTTTCTGAAATGATGTCAGGAAGAACCTCTCTTAACCTCTTACAAATCATTTTAGCTACAATTTTATAAACCACATTGCAGCAAGAAATTGGTCTATAATTACTCACAGATTTATGACAAACCACTTTCAGAATCAAAGTCACAGTAGTAGCATTTATCTGTTTCAGCAATCTTCCAGAGttcaaaaatgataaaatagCTTCAGTGAACTCAGCCCCTGTTATTTCCCAAGTGTCTTTAAAAAATGCACTACTGTACCCGTCCGGCCTCGAAGCTTTATCATCAAGGATAGAGTTTAGAGCATCTTTCACCTCTTCTTTAGAATAATCTCGCACCAACCAATTTGCCTGGGATTGAGAAATCAAAGGCCCTTCCTGCTCCAGCCGCTTGTGAACTATAGATCTATTAGGAATAGAAGTTCCCAATAGAGACTTATAAAAATTTAGAAATGCAGCAACAACCCCCTCCTGATTATCAATTGACGTGTGTCTACACTCGAGTATATGTGATAGTGCGGTTCCTAAataaagtagttcaaaagtttccttctcataggattcgaacaaatacttttgagggggtaaaatgttacacccagatttcaagactTGAGGTTGTAACTTCGAAAGCTGGATCCGTCAGGGGCGAGTTCGAGATACATGCTCGTAACCTAGATACCGAAccttcaaagcaggtggcaacctcgaagatgggcagCCTCAAAGTTCTTGCAAGCTCAAAAGATAGAACATCGGAGTATGTCCAATGTCAGATGACCTCGGATCAtgtggcccgagcttggcataAGTGTGAGCTCGGGGTAAGGCAGCCTCGGTGGTACTTACCCTCTCCGAACTGATTTCGGGAAAACAAGACAGCTTATACTTTGCTCAGAGACTTAGACGGGcgtgatgctgattgctgatctcgagcGGCTTAATAGGTCACTTGAAGAGACGCAATCCATGCATTCAATTTGTTATCACAACAAGAAATAATGTTATTAGCGGCGGGATCCGCCGCTAATATGACCCGTTGCCAATTatctgaatttatattaatataattattaaatgtcTAATTTTacagatattttataatatttaaatttatattaatataattaataaatatttatttttaataacttttaaaaatatattctgttaaatatttaaaatattttattaaaattaacaaaaaaaaaatcgctaaaactaataatttatattatctagatatatattttatttaatagttatatatatacacatattaaaaaaaaattgacaaattgTGGAAGATGGATAGGAAAGTGGTGCCTAAAATCATATAGACTTAGCTAGTCAATGATTTTACTATTCCCCTGGACTAGCTGTGACTTATAAACCACGGCTTGTACTAGTCAAGACATGCATGGGTTCAAACTTCAAAGGCTATTAATTGGAA
It encodes the following:
- the LOC133819101 gene encoding uncharacterized protein LOC133819101, which encodes MEYLSRIMSKVAKEADFKFHPRCKSLQLTHLCFEDDLLLFCKGDYKAATLLLRGFKLFSNTFGLKANISKSTVYGAGMDTNSIDRLVDLSGFPKCGLPFKYLGMTICAKRISKSDCVCLVEKMVSRIRVWSSRNLSYEGRIFLINSVFLTINSYWSQLVILLKSVLHSIIQVCRAFLWKGVDWISGPSYVSWSDVCRSKSEGGLGFKDIELWNFCAMGKHVWDISSKKDNLWVKWVNSIYIKQGDWWDHEAPIDASWYWKRIVQVKNKLKAVYSFNEFQSFNFTIAGLVSKLHLIAGRWKFTMIWDRFSIPKHRFIIWLALLERLPTLDRIQRFKTLHSINCVLCGNLAECHSHLFFSCSVSSKNLVEILQWSDLPYHGHDLKNLLKWIGKKKLSQGRRKIVYSIVSAVVYFIWHSRNSMVWDQKFSSIDVIIRNIIHSVSERLQNMNLSKLNRIDLIWVDTLLRVCN